In Dehalococcoidia bacterium, one genomic interval encodes:
- a CDS encoding PEP-utilizing enzyme: MTTSTTSADQQVPAGDFPITWDDPLDAEFPWFQDVMHNPLPITPLTATLFQPAFAEGAGRAIGRLSMPVEGLNVTIQNGYVYLGPRPVLGSPDEMEARFAEMQRLTIELTSTVLKDWRETFEPMVLAKCDRVFAFDYDNASTRETAQFVRTLRDELVDAWDIHMRVNIPPMNAVFGFEEMLGGALGQEAVQQSRLLLQGFDNKSVQLGRTLWSLSRWIRGIDGLTEAIAAARVRDGAVDIGDHGQSGAFQERWQEFLDTYGWRSDRFMEFGHKSWREDPSTPLTQLKGYLRIDDAQDPFAGHGRFVSEHEAIAAKIEGQLPPELRPVFRMMLPLAQQYIPIAEDHNFTIDQKFTMVVRSAILRLGHKLAAEGALRDPESIFYLTFDEICDIADGTTPDGLDERVRQRQRELGRQASMKAPTMIGTPPPADVPPDPVVTKFFGVGLVPSSDASVITGHPCSTGVVTGEAKIVLTLDEAGKVNPGDVLVCRMTMPAWTPLFGVVAAVVADSGGPLSHCAIVAREYMIPCVAGTVNGTAVLRDGMRVRVDGGTGIVTVLDERRRG; the protein is encoded by the coding sequence ATGACGACCAGCACCACGAGCGCCGACCAGCAGGTACCGGCTGGCGACTTCCCGATCACATGGGACGACCCACTCGATGCTGAATTCCCATGGTTCCAGGACGTGATGCACAACCCGCTGCCGATCACGCCGCTCACCGCCACGCTCTTTCAGCCGGCGTTCGCAGAGGGCGCGGGCCGGGCGATCGGCAGGCTCTCGATGCCGGTCGAGGGCCTGAATGTCACGATCCAGAATGGCTACGTCTACCTGGGACCACGGCCGGTGCTCGGCTCGCCGGACGAGATGGAAGCGCGCTTCGCCGAGATGCAGCGGCTGACGATCGAGCTCACTTCGACCGTGCTCAAGGACTGGCGGGAGACGTTCGAGCCGATGGTGCTGGCAAAGTGCGATCGCGTGTTCGCCTTCGACTACGACAACGCGTCGACGCGCGAGACCGCGCAGTTCGTGCGGACCCTGCGCGACGAACTGGTCGACGCCTGGGACATCCACATGCGGGTGAACATCCCGCCAATGAACGCCGTCTTCGGGTTCGAGGAAATGCTCGGCGGGGCGCTGGGCCAGGAGGCCGTGCAACAGTCGCGATTGTTGCTGCAGGGCTTCGATAACAAGTCCGTGCAACTGGGACGCACGCTCTGGTCGCTGAGCCGCTGGATCCGCGGCATCGACGGTCTTACCGAGGCGATCGCCGCTGCGAGGGTGCGCGACGGTGCGGTCGACATCGGTGATCACGGGCAAAGCGGCGCGTTCCAGGAGCGCTGGCAGGAGTTCTTGGACACGTACGGCTGGCGCTCCGACCGCTTCATGGAGTTCGGGCACAAGTCGTGGCGCGAAGATCCGTCGACGCCGCTGACGCAACTCAAGGGCTACCTGCGCATCGATGACGCGCAGGATCCGTTTGCGGGGCACGGGCGCTTCGTCTCCGAGCACGAGGCGATCGCCGCGAAGATCGAAGGGCAATTGCCTCCAGAATTGCGGCCAGTGTTCCGTATGATGCTTCCGCTCGCGCAGCAGTACATTCCGATCGCGGAAGACCACAATTTCACCATCGACCAGAAGTTCACGATGGTCGTGCGCTCGGCGATCCTGCGGCTGGGCCACAAGCTCGCGGCCGAAGGCGCGCTCCGCGATCCGGAGTCGATCTTCTACCTGACGTTCGATGAGATCTGCGACATCGCAGACGGGACGACGCCGGATGGGCTGGACGAGCGGGTGCGGCAGCGGCAGCGCGAACTGGGCAGGCAGGCATCGATGAAGGCGCCGACGATGATCGGCACGCCGCCGCCGGCGGATGTGCCGCCGGATCCGGTCGTGACCAAGTTCTTCGGCGTCGGGCTCGTGCCATCGAGCGACGCGTCAGTGATCACGGGGCACCCGTGCTCGACCGGCGTCGTCACCGGTGAGGCGAAGATCGTGCTGACACTGGACGAGGCGGGGAAGGTGAACCCCGGCGACGTCCTGGTGTGCCGGATGACGATGCCGGCGTGGACACCGCTGTTCGGCGTCGTAGCGGCGGTGGTCGCGGACAGCGGCGGCCCGCTATCGCACTGCGCGATCGTCGCGCGCGAGTACATGATCCCCTGCGTCGCCGGCACGGTGAACGGGACGGCGGTGCTGCGCGACGGGATGCGCGTGCGCGTCGATGGCGGCACGGGCATCGTCACGGTGCTCGACGAACGCAGGCGCGGCTGA
- a CDS encoding DMT family transporter translates to MTSTLYLSLAILVGAGVATQTALLAAMGRDKGPYEGTWINMLAAIGGLAILFVARGMIGRSPMLPVPFSHAAAFVVVVGLAGAALAISVRGLNPVYAITGLFAVAYLLAIGYGAPKIGIALFVAGVTAGQLGGALVYDHVGAFGLDVHYASLTRIAGLVVVLAGALIVRFAP, encoded by the coding sequence ATGACGAGCACGCTCTATCTCTCGCTCGCGATCCTGGTCGGCGCCGGCGTTGCCACGCAGACGGCACTGCTGGCGGCGATGGGCCGCGACAAGGGGCCATACGAAGGCACATGGATCAACATGCTCGCGGCAATCGGCGGACTCGCCATCCTCTTTGTCGCGCGGGGGATGATCGGGCGCTCGCCGATGCTTCCGGTCCCGTTCAGCCACGCTGCGGCATTCGTTGTGGTCGTCGGCCTCGCCGGCGCGGCGCTCGCGATTTCGGTGCGCGGGCTGAACCCCGTGTACGCGATCACCGGCCTCTTTGCCGTCGCGTACCTGCTGGCGATTGGCTACGGCGCCCCGAAGATCGGCATCGCGCTCTTCGTGGCCGGCGTGACGGCGGGGCAACTCGGCGGCGCACTGGTGTACGACCATGTCGGCGCGTTCGGACTCGACGTGCATTACGCCAGCCTGACGCGCATCGCCGGGCTTGTCGTCGTGCTCGCCGGGGCGCTGATCGTGCGATTCGCGCCCTAA
- a CDS encoding EAL domain-containing protein, producing MDDFGTGYSSLSYLRQFPFDILKIDKSFIDGAGDEHNGHELTAAIIELAKTLQLTVVAEGIERLEQLTRLRSLDCEFGQGFYFATPADVGTMDELLAAAERDSSVA from the coding sequence ATCGACGACTTTGGCACAGGCTATTCCTCCCTGAGCTACCTCAGGCAGTTTCCCTTCGACATTCTGAAAATCGACAAGTCCTTCATCGATGGGGCGGGCGACGAGCACAACGGACACGAGTTGACGGCAGCGATCATCGAACTTGCGAAGACGCTCCAGTTGACGGTGGTCGCCGAAGGTATTGAACGCCTCGAACAGCTCACGCGTCTGCGATCCCTGGACTGCGAGTTCGGCCAGGGCTTCTACTTCGCGACGCCGGCGGATGTTGGGACAATGGACGAGTTGCTGGCGGCGGCTGAGCGGGACTCGAGCGTCGCGTAA
- a CDS encoding SCP2 sterol-binding domain-containing protein, with protein sequence MADNCVCRLSARSQPDDADCILEMSEETLSDILSGTQNVATAQLSGRMKVHGDVFLALRVMRAVEGAERSVA encoded by the coding sequence ATGGCGGACAATTGCGTTTGCCGGCTATCCGCGCGCAGCCAACCCGACGACGCGGACTGCATTCTCGAGATGAGCGAAGAAACGCTGTCGGACATCCTCAGTGGAACGCAGAACGTCGCTACGGCTCAGCTCTCGGGACGCATGAAGGTCCACGGCGACGTGTTCCTGGCGCTTCGCGTGATGCGCGCCGTAGAAGGGGCTGAGCGTAGTGTTGCTTGA